A segment of the Asinibacterium sp. OR53 genome:
CAAATCCGGCTCTATGCCGCTTTTGTTAGCCACTCTTAGTATATCCATTACCTGCAACATGCGGCACAAAATTAATGTACAAACATCTATCTGCAAAAACAGGCCCTTCCAGAACCGTCACAAGCCTGTCATTTTTATAGCGCCAAAACCCCTTATTTTCATTAACTTTGTCAACTTTGCAAAATCAGTTAAAATACAGGATTATCAAGCATTTATGAGTGAGGAACAAATGACCAAAGAAGAGGCACAAAATAAAAATTATGGTGCCGACAGCATACAGGTACTGGAAGGTTTGGAGGCGGTGCGTAAAAGGCCCGCGATGTATATCGGCGATGTAGGAGTAAAAGGTCTGCACCACTTGGTGTACGAGGTGGTAGACAACTCCATTGATGAAGCATTGGCCGGCTATTGTAAGAACATCAGCGTTACCATTCATGAAGACAATTCCATCAGCGTGCAGGACGACGGGCGTGGTATTCCTACCGCCATGCACAGCAAGGAAAAAAGAAGCGCATTGGAAGTGGTGATGACGGTATTACATGCCGGTGGTAAATTCGATAAGAACACTTACAAAGTATCGGGTGGTTTGCACGGTGTAGGTGTGAGTTGCGTGAATGCCCTCAGCACCACTTTGCACGTGACTGTTCACCGTGAAGGAAAAATATTTGAGCAAGAGTACCATATTGGTGTGCCCCAGTATCCTGTAAGGGAGATTGGCACCAGCAATATCACCGGTACTATTGTACATTTCTGGCCGGATACCACCATCTTCCAGGAAACAGTGTATAAAAAAGATATCCTGGAAGGTCGTTTGCGCGAGCTCGCTTACCTGAACAAACGCATCAGCATTACCCTCACCGACCTGCGTGAGAAAGACGAAGAGGGCAATGTCTATATCCGTAATTTTTATAGCGAAGGTGGCATCGTTGAGTTTGTTACCATGCTCGATAAGAACGGCAACCGCACGCCCCTCATTGCGAATCCTTTGTATGTGGAGGGACACGATGAATCAACCAATGTAACGGTGGAAGTAGCGCTTTCCTATAACGATGATTTCAAAGAGCACATCTTCTCTTATGTCAATAACATCAATACCATCGAAGGTGGTACACACGTAACAGGCTTCAGGCAGGCGCTGACAAGGGTATTTAAAAACTATGGCGATAAGGAAGGTCTTTTTGAAAAAGCCAAGGTAACCGTTGAAGGAGATGATTTCAGGGAAGGGCTGAGCGCTATCATTTCAGTGAAAGTACCCGAGCCGCAGTTCGAAGGACAGACCAAGACCAAACTGGGTAACAGTGAAGTGAGCGGTGTGGTGCAAACCACCGTGTCGAGGGTATTGGAAGCCTACCTGGAAGAAAATCCGAAGGAAGCCAAATATGTGATCTCCAAAATTATCCTTGCTGCACAGGCAAGGGTAGCCGCCAAAAAAGCACGCGACATGGTACAACGCAAGACCGTGCTGAGCGGCGGCGGACTGCCGGGTAAGCTGGCCGATTGCAGTGAACGCGATGCGGAGAAATGCGAACTCTACCTGGTAGAGGGAGACTCGGCAGGCGGTACAGCCAAACAGGGGCGCGACAGGAGTTACCAGGCTATTCTGCCGTTAAGGGGTAAGATCCTGAACGTGGAGAAAGCCATGGAACATAAGATATACGAGAATGAAGAGATACGCAACATGTACACGGCATTGGGAGTAACAGTAGGCACAGCCGAAGATCCCAAGGCGTTGAATATAACCAAGCTGCGCTATCATAAGATCATCATCATGACCGATGCCGATGTGGATGGATCGCATATCGCTACCCTCATCCTCACTTTTATTTTCCGTTATATGAAGGAACTGGTGGAGCAGGGTTATGTATACATTGCCCAGCCGCCATTGTACCTCGTGAAAAAAGGAAAAGAACAGGAATATGCTTACAATGAAGAGCAACGCAAATTGCTGGTGGAAAAACTGGCCGGAGGGGGCCGCGAAGACAGCGTTACCATCCAGCGATACAAAGGTTTGGGTGAGATGAATGCCGACCAGCTCTGGGAAACCACGATGGACCCCGCCCGCCGTACCCTTAAACAGGTGACCATCGAGAGCGCTTACGAGGCCGACCGTATCTTCAGTATGCTCATGGGCGATGAAGTGGCTCCGCGCCGCGAATTCATTGAAAGTCATGCCAAATACGCCAAGATCGACGTTTAATGGCGCAACACCGGTTAGTAAATAAATGGCGGTATTAAGGAAAAAACCTTATTTTAGAATAGTTGAACTTTCATTAACCCTAAAATTCGTATTACTATGGACACATCAAAAATGATCAAAGCATACTGTCTCAAGACCAAAGAGAAGAATGTTCCCATGCAAGACGCAGTGATTACCAAAACTGCACGCGGCGGGTACATGGCTGCCGGTCATGATGGAAAAGGCAATAAAATGGCTGCCATCCTTGGCGAAGCAAAAGCACTGCAGGCAATAGCCGATGGTGTGGCGAAGAAAGGATTCTAAGTCCTGCGGCAGTTTTTCATAACTCATTAATACCGAAGGATCCGGTTCTGCAAAGGACCGGATTTTTTATTGCGCGAGGGCAGGTGCAGCCAGTACTGCGCTGTGCATTTGCTGAAGGAAACGATACATGGCATCCATGTCTTTCACCTGGTCAACCACCAGCAGGAAATTCTTGCCTGCTTGTTTGAGCCTGGCTTTATTGGTACCGGTTTGGAGATAAGCCAGTACATTTTTAAACAATTCCGATTCAAAATAAGGCGAGTCCGGCCTGTTGATGAAATAACAGCGCAGGGTATCTTCTTTCAAAGTCATTTTTTCAAAGCCCAGGTCTACCGCCAGCCAGCGGCAACGCACTGTTGTGTACAGGTCTTCTACCTGCGGCGGCATAGGGCCGAAACGGTCTACCATTTCCTGGTGGAAGCCGGTCAGTTCTGTTTCCTGTTCGCAATTATCCAGCCGCGTATAAAGCGATAACCTTTCGGTGATGCTTTCCACATAATCGTCAGGGATTAGCACTTCCAGATCAGTATCAATCGTACAATCGCTCACATAATCATCTTGTTTGCTGATCTCTTCCTTGAACAAATCCTTGAAAGCACTGCGCTTGAGTTCACGGATGGCTTCTTCCAGTATCTTTTGGTACATCTCAAAACCGATATCCGCCATAAAACCGCTTTGTTCACCACCCAGCAGGTTTCCTGCACCCCTGATATCCAGGTCGCGCATTGCAATTTGGAAGCCACTGCCCAGGTCACTGAACTGCTCCAGTGTTTGCAAACGTTTTCTCGAGTCGGAAGGCAATGTACTCAACGGAGCCAGCAGATAACAGAAAGCTTTTTTGTTGCTGCGCCCTACCCTTCCGCGCAGCTGGTGCAGATCGCTTAGTCCGAACTGGTGTGCATTGTTTACAATGATGGTATTCACATTCGGAATATCTACGCCACTCTCCACAATATTGGTGCATACCAGCACGTCGTATTTCATGTCTATGAAATCCATGATGCGCTCTTCCAGTTCATGGCCTTCCAATTGCCCATGCGCGTGTCCCACGCTCAGATCAGGACATAGCCCCTGTATCAAGGCACTCATTTCTGCCAGTCCCTGTACTCGATTGTGAATGAAGAAGACCTGTCCGCCCCGTTCTGTTTCATAATAAATGGCATCGCGTATAAAATCTTCATTGAACACATGCAACTCCGTTTGAATGGGCTGCCGGTTAGGTGGCGGTGTATTGATGATACTCAAGTCCCGTGCGCCCATGAGACTGAACTGCAGTGTCCGCGGAATAGGCGTGGCCGTGAGGGTTAGACAATCCACATTCGTTTTCAGGGTCTTCAATTTCTCTTTGTGCCCCACGCCGAATTTTTGTTCCTCGTCTACGATCATCACACCGAGGTCTTTGAACTTCACTTCTTTCCCCAATAAGCCATGTGTACCTACGATGATATCTACTTTGCCTTCTTCCAGTTTTTTCAGGGTTTCTTTTTTCTCTTTGGCCGACTTGAACCGGTTGATATAATCAACGGTTACCGGAAAGTCTTTCAATCGTTCACTGAAAGTCTTGTAATGCTGAAAAGCCAGAATGGTAGTGGGTACCAGTATAGCAGCCTGCTTGCCATCCACCACCGATTTGAAAGCGGCACGTATGGCTACTTCTGTTTTACCGAATCCTACATCGCCACATACCAGCCTGTCCATCGGCGAAGCACTTTCCATATCTTTCTTCACATCAGCCGTAGCTTTGCTCTGGTCGGGCGTATCTTCATAAATAAAGGATGCTTCCAGCTCTGTTTGCATGTAGTTGTCCGGCGTATGTGAAAAGCCTTGCTGCGACTTACGCTGCGCATATAGTTTGATGAGGTCGAAAGCCACTTCTTTGACCTTCGCCTTTGTTTTATCTTTCAGTTTTGCCCAAACATCACTGCCCAATTTGTTCACTTTGGGAATCGTACCTTCTTTGCCTGTGTACTTTGAAATTTTATGCAGTGAATTGATGTTCACATACAGGATATCACTGTCTCTATAAATGATGCGCACAGCCTCCTGCAGTTTTCCGTTCACTTCCAGTTTCTGTAGTCCGCTGTACCGGCCCACTCCATGATCGATATGTGTAACAAAATCGCCCGGCTGCAGGTCGCGCAAGGTTTTAAGCGTAAGCGCTTTATTTTTATTATAGGCCTGCTTGACCTTGTATTTATGGTAACGCTGGAACAACTGGTGATCGGTATAGCAAACTGTTTTAAGGTCTTCATCGATGAAGCCTTCATGAATGCCCGACACCACCGGTACAAATTGTATTTCGGTATTGAGGTCGTTGAAAATACTGTGCAATCTTTCCAGTTGCCTGGCCTGTTCGGCAAAAATGTATATGCCGAAACCGGCAGATTCATGCGCTTTGAGATCCCGGATGAGCAGGTCGAACTGCCTGTTAAAAGAAGGCTGGGGCCTGGTTTTGAATTCAATTTCGAAATTGGCGAGATAAGGTTTCAGTCCAAATTCAACAACATGCCGCTGTTTCAACGCGTCTTGTAACGACGCCGCTTTGATAAAATCTTCGCTATTGATCTCTTTCAGCACTTTGGTCTGGTCGTCGTCATCGAAAGATTGCATGGAATATCCTCCTTTGAGCATATCTATGAATCCTTCCAGGTCTTCTTCCTGCTGCTGCAGTTTCTCCTGCACTACATCCAGGTCTTTCAGCCACACTACCGTATTATCGGAAAGGAATTGCAGCAGCGGTATCTTTTCTTCCGAACTGAATTGTGTTTCCACATTCGGAATGATATTCACTTGCAGCAGCTTGCGCTCACTCAATTGTGTTTCGGGATCGAAAATGCGGATACTGTCTACCTCGTTGCCAAACAATTCAACCCGGTAAGGTTTCTCATTACCGAAAGAATAAATATCCAGGATACCCCCACGAACCGCAAACTGTCCGGGTTCATACACAAAATCGGTTCGTTCAAACCCATACATCACAAACAATTCCATCAGGCTTTCAGGGTTGATGGTATCATTGGTTTTGATGCTGATGATATTGCTGTTGAGTGTTTTCGGCAGCACCACTTTTTCAAAAAGCGCTTCGGGATAGGTAACAATGATCTTTTTATTACCTCCTGCGGCGAGTCTTGTCAGGGCTTCTGTACGCAACATCACATGCGAACTGTTGAGCACTTTAAAGTTTCTCCTGTTTTTAAAAGAAGCCGGGAAATAAAAAATATCCAGTGCTTGTGTGAGGCTCTCCAGGGTATTCAGGAAATAAGCGGCTTCTTCCGGGTCGTTCAGTACTACGAGATGGTTCAGCTGCTGGTCGCGTTGAAAAACAGCGCTTACGATAAATTCCGTGCTGCTGCCCTGTAAATTTTTAAGAAAGATTCGCTGGGGATCGGCAAAAGAAAGCCTGTCCGCCAACTGAAAAAGGCGGGGGTCATTTTGATACTGCGCTAACAACGTCCCCAGGTTCATACCGAGGTGCAAAGATAACAAAAAGCATCCGATCAATAAACGGCTACAGTGCTCACCGTGATCTTAACCGTGGTAAGCTTTCCTTCTTCCACCGTATACAATGCAATATTGTTGTTGTTGTCGAACAGGTTGGCGTAATAATGGTCATTTCTTTTTACGAAGAGTGAATAAGCCCCGGGAGGGAGTGCAATGGAAAAAGTGCCGGAACTATCGGTTTCCACCGAGGCAATCTGCCTGGTATGAATGGCCGTATATTCAGGTGCGTCTCCCATCCTGGTTACCTGCGACAAATTGGTGGGCTCATACACCAGTATGGTTCCTTTGAGAGGTTGCGGGTCATTGGGTGGGGCGCCCACCATGGGCATGTGATTTCCCGAAGCAAACAGCAATTTTCCGGTAATACCCTGTTTGGGAACGGATGAATGCAGCTTTTTTCCCGATGAACATGCCATAAATGTTAAACAGAGCCCAAAAACGAAAAAAAGAATATGCTTCATGCTTCACTTTGAATGATGAAAGTATCTAAATTTAACGATGATTCTGCTCTTTAGATGGGATTTATGGCAAATCTTGCGGTACGCTAAACTAAACCGGTTATGTTGAAAAAATCAATGCTCTGCCTGGCGCTTATGATAGGAATTGTGACAATAGGTCTGGCACAGGTTTCTACGAACAACAAAATATTGGAACAGGCTGCACGTGGGTACAGGATTTTGGAAGAGGATGGTTATACACGTGCCATGTCAATGGCCAAACAAAAAGGATGGCCATTGGTCATTACCGGTAAAAATGGGGCGAGAGCTGTGCTGGTGGGTGTTGATGCTTTCAATTATCCTAAATACTACCTCACCAACAACAATACCATTGCCGCTGCCACCACCAGGGCCAACCAGTTATGGCCGGGGGGTGCAAGCGGACTCAACCTCAGCGGCAGTTCAGATTACCTGGCCAACAAGATGGGTATATGGGATGGTGGAAGGCCCCTGGATACGCATGTTGAATTGACAGGGCGCATTGTTCAAAAAGAAGCGGCTACTGTGGCCTATGACGACCATGCTACCCATACCACTGGTACCCTGATGGCTTCGGGTGTAAACCCTTATGCAAAGGGAATGTCATTCGGACTGAAAAGCATCATTGCTTATGATTTCAAAAATGATATTTCTGAAATGGCCCTGGAAGCGCCGGGGCTGTTGATATCCAATCATTCCTATTCTATTATTGCAGGATGGAATTACAACGATTCCAAGACCCGCTGGGAATTCTATGGGCGTCCCAATGAGAACAGGGACTATAAATTCGGGTATTACAGCAGCGATGCGCAGGCATTGGATTCCATCACCTATTATGCTCCTAATTACCTGATCGTAAAATCTGCCGGTAACAACCGTACGTCAAACGGTCCGCCCGTTGATTCCCCTTATTACCGTTATGATGCCAATAACCAGATGGTTTTAGCAGGAAAGCGTCCTGCCGGCATCAGCAACAATGATAGTTATGGCAGCATCCCCTGGGATTGTAATGCCAAGAATATCCTCACAATCGGTGCCGTGCAGGGATTACCCAATGGTTACAGCCGTCCTTCCGATGTGGTGATGGC
Coding sequences within it:
- the mfd gene encoding transcription-repair coupling factor, encoding MNLGTLLAQYQNDPRLFQLADRLSFADPQRIFLKNLQGSSTEFIVSAVFQRDQQLNHLVVLNDPEEAAYFLNTLESLTQALDIFYFPASFKNRRNFKVLNSSHVMLRTEALTRLAAGGNKKIIVTYPEALFEKVVLPKTLNSNIISIKTNDTINPESLMELFVMYGFERTDFVYEPGQFAVRGGILDIYSFGNEKPYRVELFGNEVDSIRIFDPETQLSERKLLQVNIIPNVETQFSSEEKIPLLQFLSDNTVVWLKDLDVVQEKLQQQEEDLEGFIDMLKGGYSMQSFDDDDQTKVLKEINSEDFIKAASLQDALKQRHVVEFGLKPYLANFEIEFKTRPQPSFNRQFDLLIRDLKAHESAGFGIYIFAEQARQLERLHSIFNDLNTEIQFVPVVSGIHEGFIDEDLKTVCYTDHQLFQRYHKYKVKQAYNKNKALTLKTLRDLQPGDFVTHIDHGVGRYSGLQKLEVNGKLQEAVRIIYRDSDILYVNINSLHKISKYTGKEGTIPKVNKLGSDVWAKLKDKTKAKVKEVAFDLIKLYAQRKSQQGFSHTPDNYMQTELEASFIYEDTPDQSKATADVKKDMESASPMDRLVCGDVGFGKTEVAIRAAFKSVVDGKQAAILVPTTILAFQHYKTFSERLKDFPVTVDYINRFKSAKEKKETLKKLEEGKVDIIVGTHGLLGKEVKFKDLGVMIVDEEQKFGVGHKEKLKTLKTNVDCLTLTATPIPRTLQFSLMGARDLSIINTPPPNRQPIQTELHVFNEDFIRDAIYYETERGGQVFFIHNRVQGLAEMSALIQGLCPDLSVGHAHGQLEGHELEERIMDFIDMKYDVLVCTNIVESGVDIPNVNTIIVNNAHQFGLSDLHQLRGRVGRSNKKAFCYLLAPLSTLPSDSRKRLQTLEQFSDLGSGFQIAMRDLDIRGAGNLLGGEQSGFMADIGFEMYQKILEEAIRELKRSAFKDLFKEEISKQDDYVSDCTIDTDLEVLIPDDYVESITERLSLYTRLDNCEQETELTGFHQEMVDRFGPMPPQVEDLYTTVRCRWLAVDLGFEKMTLKEDTLRCYFINRPDSPYFESELFKNVLAYLQTGTNKARLKQAGKNFLLVVDQVKDMDAMYRFLQQMHSAVLAAPALAQ
- the gyrB gene encoding DNA topoisomerase (ATP-hydrolyzing) subunit B; this translates as MSEEQMTKEEAQNKNYGADSIQVLEGLEAVRKRPAMYIGDVGVKGLHHLVYEVVDNSIDEALAGYCKNISVTIHEDNSISVQDDGRGIPTAMHSKEKRSALEVVMTVLHAGGKFDKNTYKVSGGLHGVGVSCVNALSTTLHVTVHREGKIFEQEYHIGVPQYPVREIGTSNITGTIVHFWPDTTIFQETVYKKDILEGRLRELAYLNKRISITLTDLREKDEEGNVYIRNFYSEGGIVEFVTMLDKNGNRTPLIANPLYVEGHDESTNVTVEVALSYNDDFKEHIFSYVNNINTIEGGTHVTGFRQALTRVFKNYGDKEGLFEKAKVTVEGDDFREGLSAIISVKVPEPQFEGQTKTKLGNSEVSGVVQTTVSRVLEAYLEENPKEAKYVISKIILAAQARVAAKKARDMVQRKTVLSGGGLPGKLADCSERDAEKCELYLVEGDSAGGTAKQGRDRSYQAILPLRGKILNVEKAMEHKIYENEEIRNMYTALGVTVGTAEDPKALNITKLRYHKIIIMTDADVDGSHIATLILTFIFRYMKELVEQGYVYIAQPPLYLVKKGKEQEYAYNEEQRKLLVEKLAGGGREDSVTIQRYKGLGEMNADQLWETTMDPARRTLKQVTIESAYEADRIFSMLMGDEVAPRREFIESHAKYAKIDV